The genomic window AGCAGAATGAAAGGATGATTTATTGATGAAAATGGCACACACTTGTGTTCGTGTAAAGGATTTGGATGCTTCATTGACTTTTTACCAGGAGGCTTTCGGGTTTGAAGAGAGTCGCAGAAGAGATTTTCCTGAACATAAATTTACATTGGTTTATTTAACTCTACCAGGAGACGAGTACGAATTAGAATTAACGTATAACTATGATCATGAAGCGTACGATCTTGGAAACGGCTATGGGCATATTGCAATCAGTACAGATGAAATCGAAACGTTGCATGAAAAACAAAAAACTGCCGGTTTTAATGTAACTGATATGAAGGGACTTCCAGGAACACCACCTTCTTACTACTTCATCACTGATCCAGACGGTTACAAAGTAGAAGTTATCCGCACAAAATACTGAGCATAGGAATTCAAAGCTGGGGCAGTTATTTTGCCCCATTTTTTTATGACTCTATTTAGCTAGTAAAGCTTATCTATAGATTAAAAAGAAATAACTGCTAGAATAAAATCAGGATTTAGGTCCTACTGGTTTTTAAAGGAGCAATTCTACCCATTTTTAAGAACC from Enterococcus sp. 9E7_DIV0242 includes these protein-coding regions:
- a CDS encoding VOC family protein codes for the protein MKMAHTCVRVKDLDASLTFYQEAFGFEESRRRDFPEHKFTLVYLTLPGDEYELELTYNYDHEAYDLGNGYGHIAISTDEIETLHEKQKTAGFNVTDMKGLPGTPPSYYFITDPDGYKVEVIRTKY